CGTGGGAAGTCCGACCGTTTCACAGAAGTCGTAAACTTCATCGATAACTGCCGGATCCTTCCCCGTCAGGAAAAGCGAAGCGAGAGTTCCCACGGCCACTTTCTCTCCGTGAAAATACCTGTGAGTCTCTTCGAGCACAGTTAGACCGTTGTGTATAGCGTGGGCCGCTGCGAGTCCACCGCTTTCGAATCCCAGTCCGCTTAATAGAGTGTTGGCCTCTATGACTTTCTCGAGGGCGGAAGTTACGATATGCGTTTCACAGGCGTTCTTAGCCTGTTCGCCATACCTAAGAAGAGTCTCGTAGCAAAGTCTCGCAAGAGAATATGCCGTCATAGAACCGGGATTGCCGGTCATGTTATTTGCATTAGCAATTTCACAGGATCTCGCTTCAAACCAGGTTGCAAGGGCATCTCCCATTCCCGATACGAGAAACCTGGCCGGTGCGTCGGCGATTACTTTCGAATCGAGCAACACAAGATCGGGGTTCTTCGGAAGGAAGAGGTACCTCTTGAATTCTCCTTCGGGAGTGTAAATGACCGAAAGCGCGCTGCAAGGCGCATCGGTCGAGGCTATCGTCGGAACCACGGCGACTGGTATTTTTAGATTGTGCGCGACGGCTTTGGCCGTATCCAGAGCCTTTCCTCCCCCAATACCCACGAGAACTTCTGTCTTGCCTTTTGCAATAGCGGAGAGCCTATCGATCTCTTCATCGGAGCATTCGCCACTAAACTCGATTATCTCGGCGGAAATTTCTTCCAGCAGAGACGCCTTGATAGAAGGTATTATCTTCTCGAACACGAATGGGTCGGCTATAACGAATGCATTATCACCAAATCTCTTCAGCTCCCTTCCCAAAGCTTTCAGTGCGTCAGGCCCCTGAACGTACCTTCCAGGGAATATCGTGGTTCTTATCATTAGCTAACACCTCCTTTTCAACAAAATTATAACCCTAAAATAAACAAAGTTTGTGAAAAAAAGATCAATATATTCCCAGAAGTTTTCAAATCGACGGGAAATGTCTTAAAAAAATAAATGGCCCGGAGAGAATTCTCCGGGCCTTTGATAGTCTTAGTTAAGTTAAGCTTTCTTGCCCTTGTCCATGTAGGCGACAAGTACCATGATGGCACCGCCGATCCACTTGAGCACTACGTGCCAAACGGGCTCCACAACCGTTGTAATGTTGAACGAGGCTAACAGAGCCATAACCAGAACTACCACACCGGCGAGCATCAAAACCATTCTAGACATGACGATCACCCCTTCTGCTTTTTTAAGGTATCTGGTGCATAGTTGGACTCCATCCGCTAATGTGATTTTATCACAAGTGCAGTCAAACTAGAACCATATGTCTGTGCCGGTGCAACCCCAAGCAATTTTCGCGCAATTCAAGTAAATATATCGTATGCATGAAATCGATCTGCTTTGATTCTGCTCCATTATATAATCGGCTAAACGAGTTGAATAATCTGAATTAAGAATCATATTCGATATATACTAACTCTTTTATTTGTGTACTAAAACCCTTACAAATACTCGCAGATGATTTTCAACCCGTCTCTTTTTCGGGGGTGTGGTATATGAAATTGAAGAGTGTTTGCTTTCTTCTTTTTCTGTCTGTTTTTGCGAGTTGCATTCTTGCGCAAGAGAGGGCCGTGTTCCCTATCTATCCGGGAGCAACTATATCCAGCATCTCTCCTATTTTTGATCAAACGATCTACGCTGTGATTTCCACGAACGACAAGACGGAAAAAGTCGGTGAATGGTATCTATACAGCCTTAAACAGGCCGGCTGGAAGATCGAAGAAGAGGATGTGGGTGAATATGACGATAGCTGGTTTATTAGCGTCAGTCATAAGAGCTACAATCTCAAGGCGGAATTGAATACGAACATAACGGGTAATACTCTCACAGTTATGATTATGCTTCAAGGAGAGGGAGTGCACAAAGAGATTTTTGGCGGACAGACCCCTACGATCGGGCGAATCGTAGATGAAAAACTAGTTGATGATGAGGGGATTCCTCTCGATGCGACTGTCGCTCTTCCAGAAGAGCTGGAGAGTTATTTTGCCCTTTCTGACGATCTATTCAGGCTTCTGGACGAGTTTTGTCTCGAACCCTCTCTGGAGAAGGCTCAACAAATAGTGGAAAAGAT
This portion of the Mesotoga infera genome encodes:
- a CDS encoding glycerol dehydrogenase is translated as MIRTTIFPGRYVQGPDALKALGRELKRFGDNAFVIADPFVFEKIIPSIKASLLEEISAEIIEFSGECSDEEIDRLSAIAKGKTEVLVGIGGGKALDTAKAVAHNLKIPVAVVPTIASTDAPCSALSVIYTPEGEFKRYLFLPKNPDLVLLDSKVIADAPARFLVSGMGDALATWFEARSCEIANANNMTGNPGSMTAYSLARLCYETLLRYGEQAKNACETHIVTSALEKVIEANTLLSGLGFESGGLAAAHAIHNGLTVLEETHRYFHGEKVAVGTLASLFLTGKDPAVIDEVYDFCETVGLPTTLAEIGLGNVTDEQLMKVASASCAEGETIHNELVEITPQTVFSAIKAADAYGKYRKQE